In Gossypium arboreum isolate Shixiya-1 chromosome 5, ASM2569848v2, whole genome shotgun sequence, a single genomic region encodes these proteins:
- the LOC108453436 gene encoding COP9 signalosome complex subunit 4-like isoform X2, with the protein MESALANASAIVDQRQKIEQYKHILSTVLSSNDILQAKKFIDHMLSDDVPLVVSRQLLQTFTQELGRLEAELKKEITHYILDQIQPRVVSFEEQVLIIREKLAELYESEQQWSKAAQMLSGIDLDSGMRIIDDTFRLSKCVQIARLYLEDDDAVNAEAFINKASFLVSNSQHEVLILQYKVCYARILDLKRKFLEAALRYYDISQIEKRQIGDETIDEDALEQALSAAVTCTILAAAGPQRSRVLATLYKDERCSKLKIYPILQKVYLERILRKPEIDAFSEELKPHQKALLPDNYTVLDRAIIEHNLLSASKLYTNIRFDELGTLLGIPPHKAEKIASRMICEDRMRGSIDQVEAVIHFEDDTEELQQWDQQIVGVCQALNDILDSMAKKGMEVPI; encoded by the exons ATGGAGAGTGCATTAGCAAACGCCTCGGCGATCGTAGACCAGAGGCAAAAAATCGAACAATACAAACACATTCTATCAACGGTTTTATCATCAAATGATATCCTTCAAGCCAAGAAATTTATCGACCATA TGTTATCGGATGATGTTCCATTGGTGGTATCAAGGCAGCTTTTACAAACGTTCACACAAGAATTGGGGAGATTGGAGGCAGAGTTAAAAAAGGAAATTACTCATTACATCCTTGATCAGATTCAGCCTCGTGTAGTTTCATTCGAAGAACAG GTATTGATTATCCGAGAGAAACTTGCCGAGTTGTATGAGTCGGAGCAGCAGTGGTCAAAGGCAGCGCAGATGCTAAGTGGGATTGATTTAGACTCTGGAATGAG GATCATTGATGACACATTCAGATTGTCGAAATGTGTTCAAATTGCTCGTCTATATCTTGAG GATGATGATGCTGTTAACGCAGAAGCTTTTATTAATAAAGCTTCATTTTTGGTTAGCAACAGTCAGCATGAAGTATTAATTTTACAGTACAAG GTCTGTTACGCTAGGATTTTGGATTTAAAGAGGAAGTTCTTGGAAGCAGCACTCCGATACTATGACATATCTCAAATTGAGAAGCGACAAATAGGAGATGA AACAATTGATGAGGATGCACTGGAGCAAGCTCTATCTGCTGCTGTAACATGTACAATATTAGCTGCCGCAGGTCCTCAACGCTCTCGTGTTCTTGCCACCCTTTACAAG GATGAACGGTGCTCCAAGCTGAAGATTTATCCGATATTACAAAAg GTTTATTTGGAGAGAATATTAAGAAAACCTGAAATTGATGCATTTTCTGAAGAACTGAAACCACATCAG AAAGCACTGCTTCCTGATAATTATACTGTGCTGGACCGTGCCATAATAGAGCATAATCTTCTGAGTGCTAGCAAACTGTACACAAATATACG TTTTGATGAGTTGGGTACTTTGCTGGGCATTCCTCCTCATAAG GCTGAGAAGATAGCCTCAAGAATGATTTGTGAAGATAGAATGAGGGGATCAATCGACCAG GTGGAAGCTGTTATACATTTTGAAGATGACACTGAAGAACTCCAACAATGGGATCAACAG ATAGTTGGTGTGTGTCAAGCTCTTAACGATATACTTGATAGCATGGCCAAGAAGGGCATGGAAGTTCCCATCTAA
- the LOC108453436 gene encoding COP9 signalosome complex subunit 4-like isoform X1 gives MESALANASAIVDQRQKIEQYKHILSTVLSSNDILQAKKFIDHMLSDDVPLVVSRQLLQTFTQELGRLEAELKKEITHYILDQIQPRVVSFEEQVLIIREKLAELYESEQQWSKAAQMLSGIDLDSGMRIIDDTFRLSKCVQIARLYLEDDDAVNAEAFINKASFLVSNSQHEVLILQYKVCYARILDLKRKFLEAALRYYDISQIEKRQIGDETIDEDALEQALSAAVTCTILAAAGPQRSRVLATLYKDERCSKLKIYPILQKVYLERILRKPEIDAFSEELKPHQKALLPDNYTVLDRAIIEHNLLSASKLYTNIRLEIFDELGTLLGIPPHKAEKIASRMICEDRMRGSIDQVEAVIHFEDDTEELQQWDQQIVGVCQALNDILDSMAKKGMEVPI, from the exons ATGGAGAGTGCATTAGCAAACGCCTCGGCGATCGTAGACCAGAGGCAAAAAATCGAACAATACAAACACATTCTATCAACGGTTTTATCATCAAATGATATCCTTCAAGCCAAGAAATTTATCGACCATA TGTTATCGGATGATGTTCCATTGGTGGTATCAAGGCAGCTTTTACAAACGTTCACACAAGAATTGGGGAGATTGGAGGCAGAGTTAAAAAAGGAAATTACTCATTACATCCTTGATCAGATTCAGCCTCGTGTAGTTTCATTCGAAGAACAG GTATTGATTATCCGAGAGAAACTTGCCGAGTTGTATGAGTCGGAGCAGCAGTGGTCAAAGGCAGCGCAGATGCTAAGTGGGATTGATTTAGACTCTGGAATGAG GATCATTGATGACACATTCAGATTGTCGAAATGTGTTCAAATTGCTCGTCTATATCTTGAG GATGATGATGCTGTTAACGCAGAAGCTTTTATTAATAAAGCTTCATTTTTGGTTAGCAACAGTCAGCATGAAGTATTAATTTTACAGTACAAG GTCTGTTACGCTAGGATTTTGGATTTAAAGAGGAAGTTCTTGGAAGCAGCACTCCGATACTATGACATATCTCAAATTGAGAAGCGACAAATAGGAGATGA AACAATTGATGAGGATGCACTGGAGCAAGCTCTATCTGCTGCTGTAACATGTACAATATTAGCTGCCGCAGGTCCTCAACGCTCTCGTGTTCTTGCCACCCTTTACAAG GATGAACGGTGCTCCAAGCTGAAGATTTATCCGATATTACAAAAg GTTTATTTGGAGAGAATATTAAGAAAACCTGAAATTGATGCATTTTCTGAAGAACTGAAACCACATCAG AAAGCACTGCTTCCTGATAATTATACTGTGCTGGACCGTGCCATAATAGAGCATAATCTTCTGAGTGCTAGCAAACTGTACACAAATATACGGTTAGAAAT TTTTGATGAGTTGGGTACTTTGCTGGGCATTCCTCCTCATAAG GCTGAGAAGATAGCCTCAAGAATGATTTGTGAAGATAGAATGAGGGGATCAATCGACCAG GTGGAAGCTGTTATACATTTTGAAGATGACACTGAAGAACTCCAACAATGGGATCAACAG ATAGTTGGTGTGTGTCAAGCTCTTAACGATATACTTGATAGCATGGCCAAGAAGGGCATGGAAGTTCCCATCTAA
- the LOC108453437 gene encoding outer envelope pore protein 24B, chloroplastic-like encodes MNASLRGRHANCKSTAADYAAVNAGDVKLRASMTDARIVNGPSLNGLTFAIKKPGFYRYVPQKLMNTFRFTKNPLKLSYGRKREDKRTVVDGALVFDSGSQVSASYMIGTRNCKLKYSYLHGGVTTLEPCYDLGKNVWGFAISRRLYDNVFKATYHTWSKNLALEWLRNHVFNGTFKMSASVNLAEESKDPKFIAETTWELEM; translated from the exons ATGAATGCGTCTCTGAGAGGAAGACACGCAAACTGCAAGAGCACTGCCGCCGATTATGCAGCCGTCAACGCTGGCGATGTCAAACTACGCGCCTCCATGACTGACGCCAGGATTGTCAACGGTCCCAGCTTGAACGGTTTAACTTTTGCCATTAAAAAACCCGGTTTCTACCGTTACGTCCCCCAAAAG TTAATGAACACATTTAGGTTTACGAAGAATCCATTGAAGCTAAGTTACGGTCGCAAGAGAGAGGACAAACGGACGGTGGTCGACGGGGCTCTGGTGTTCGATTCCGGTAGCCAGGTGTCGGCTTCTTACATGATTGGTACGAGGAACTGTAAGCTCAAGTATAGTTACTTGCATGGAGGTGTTACGACATTGGAGCCTTGCTATGATTTGGGGAAGAATGTATGGGGTTTCGCAATTTCGAGGAGATTATACGATAATGTTTTTAAGGCGACTTATCATACATGGAGCAAGAATTTGGCTTTGGAGTGGTTGAGAAATCATGTGTTTAATGGGACTTTTAAG aTGTCAGCATCCGTCAACCTGGCTGAAGAATCTAAGGACCCTAAATTTATTGCTGAGACTACTTGGGAATTGGAAATGTGA